In Candidatus Binataceae bacterium, one DNA window encodes the following:
- a CDS encoding LD-carboxypeptidase, producing MIYRNPIKPPALRPGGILGVTAPAAAVDPAHLERGVQLLRARGYRVKLAPHVLARSGVLAGTDAQRAGDLALMFADPEVEAIIAARGGYGAGRLLPLLDYAQIARTPKLFVGFSDHTFVLNALFARAALIGLHGPVAAKDPAAGLHEDSLTHLLAVMAGESRQFTLEGHALAGGVAEGPLVGGCLSIVVAMLATPYAPNFRDAILLLEDTGERGYRIDRMLVQLRQAGVLSAVAGIALGGFRAPGGEPAEQRRIDQFLREQTADLGIPVLAGLEVGHATANYALPIGARVRLDADARSLDVLEAAVC from the coding sequence GTGATCTATCGCAATCCAATCAAACCGCCCGCCCTGCGGCCCGGCGGCATTCTTGGCGTGACGGCTCCAGCGGCGGCGGTTGACCCCGCCCATCTGGAGCGCGGGGTCCAGCTCCTGCGCGCACGCGGTTATCGGGTCAAGCTGGCGCCACACGTGTTGGCGCGCAGCGGCGTGCTGGCAGGCACCGACGCGCAGCGGGCCGGCGACTTGGCGCTGATGTTTGCCGATCCCGAGGTCGAGGCAATTATCGCCGCACGGGGCGGCTACGGCGCGGGACGTTTGCTACCCTTGCTGGATTATGCCCAAATCGCGCGTACGCCCAAGCTTTTTGTTGGCTTCTCCGATCATACCTTTGTGCTCAACGCCCTCTTCGCGCGCGCCGCGCTGATCGGCCTACACGGGCCGGTGGCGGCCAAGGATCCGGCCGCCGGACTGCACGAAGATTCGCTGACCCACTTGCTTGCCGTGATGGCGGGCGAGAGCCGCCAATTTACCTTGGAAGGTCACGCTCTGGCCGGCGGCGTGGCCGAGGGCCCGCTGGTAGGCGGCTGTCTGTCGATCGTGGTGGCGATGCTGGCCACGCCGTATGCGCCTAACTTCCGTGACGCCATCCTGCTCCTAGAGGACACCGGTGAGCGCGGCTACCGGATCGATCGGATGCTTGTGCAATTGCGCCAGGCCGGGGTGCTGAGCGCAGTGGCGGGAATCGCCTTGGGCGGATTTCGCGCTCCTGGGGGCGAGCCCGCTGAACAGCGACGAATCGACCAGTTTTTGCGCGAGCAGACCGCCGACCTCGGTATCCCCGTATTGGCCGGGCTGGAAGTTGGTCACGCCACTGCCAATTACGCCCTACCGATCGGCGCGCGGGTTCGCTTGGATGCCGATGCGCGCAGCCTCGACGTGCTCGAAGCGGCGGTTTGCTGA
- a CDS encoding alpha/beta hydrolase, which produces MAGSAAADISLVAIDGVQTEIFSQGEGRPLLFLHPECGLETNAPVLGLLAKKHRLIAPSHPGFGRSEAPRWLSTVDDLAYFYLDLITTLDLHDTVMVGVSLGGWIAAEIAIKDTSHISHLVLADALGIKVGDRETRDIVDIFALTDAELTELLYFDPAAARRDVGTMAEAELVAMARSREASARYGWSPYMHDPKLKRRLHRIDVPTLVCWGEADRMVTADYGRAYAASIPDSRFALIERAGHFPHLEQPQSFASTILNFVHG; this is translated from the coding sequence ATGGCGGGCAGCGCAGCCGCGGATATCTCTCTGGTCGCGATCGACGGAGTTCAGACTGAAATCTTCAGCCAGGGCGAGGGCCGCCCGCTCTTGTTCCTCCATCCCGAATGTGGGCTCGAGACCAACGCGCCGGTCCTCGGTTTGCTAGCAAAAAAACACCGCTTGATAGCACCCAGCCATCCCGGCTTCGGCCGTTCCGAAGCCCCGCGCTGGCTGTCTACCGTCGATGACTTGGCCTATTTCTACCTCGACCTGATAACGACGCTCGACCTGCATGACACGGTGATGGTCGGAGTGTCGCTGGGCGGCTGGATCGCGGCCGAAATTGCAATCAAGGACACCTCCCACATCTCCCATCTGGTCCTGGCCGATGCGCTGGGGATCAAGGTGGGCGATCGCGAGACGCGTGATATTGTAGATATTTTCGCCCTGACCGACGCCGAGCTGACCGAGTTGCTGTATTTTGATCCGGCCGCTGCCCGGCGTGACGTCGGCACGATGGCGGAGGCTGAGCTGGTGGCGATGGCGCGAAGTCGCGAGGCTAGTGCGCGCTACGGATGGTCGCCCTACATGCATGACCCCAAGCTCAAGCGCCGGCTGCATCGGATCGATGTCCCAACTTTGGTATGCTGGGGCGAGGCCGACCGGATGGTGACGGCCGATTACGGTCGAGCTTACGCGGCGTCAATTCCGGATAGCCGCTTTGCATTGATCGAGCGTGCTGGCCATTTTCCTCATCTGGAGCAACCGCAAAGCTTTGCCAGCACGATTTTAAACTTCGTCCACGGCTAG